The region AACTTTGACCAAAGACTAGGTAAGTAAAACAGATAGCAATTGGTGGCATTACATCACATAGAGTGCAAAGACAATCTCAGGACTCTGAAAGTTCATTACATTGACAAAACATGGATATAACAATAGCACATATGCTATTATTCATTTACTCTGGTCATAGAATAACATTAGATATGGAACAGATAAAGTTTAGTTGCAAAGACGCAGTTGGGTTTAAGTCCATGAAATAAGAAGAAAGATGGTGctccaagaaaaaaaaaatggaacatATGAATGGCAAATGTTAACagaaagtaaaaataaataaccagTTGTTGGATTGATCTGCCATCTAATACTGAGTAATTTATAGGCACTTTTTAACCACTACCATCATAGTAAAACATGTAGAAGTATATGACTTCACTGACAATACAATTTCTCAGaacatcaaattttaaaaattatcagaAAGCCACAAAATAGTTTACAATTATTGAAAATtcattagtttttatttatagcTGGCGATAACAGAAGAGAAACATTGCCCCTTTTTTTGGTGGAGCTGGAGCAACATATAACATAGTCAGCTCTCATATTTGTATTTATGTTCCATAGATGCTATGCATGACACAAAAGCTGTCAGCTTTCAAAATCTAGATTAATAGAAATTAGAAAGTTTGATGTTATACATGAGAAAAATAATCCAACTACACAGCTTAGTGGATGCAATGCAAATGATCTATCTGATAATCAAGTTTACATGATAATAGCTGTCGACTTTCAAATCTAGAACAATAAGAAAGTCGACAAACATAACTAGCCTTCAAATCTAACAGGAATGAGATGGATAATATCCAAGTACATGATTTTATGCAATCTGGCTATTCATCCACAAAATCATGCAAAGAGTTCATGCCTTTTTTCACAGTTTGTTGAAGACAAAAATCAATAGAAATAAACCAGTATAATAGCATTGACTGTGAAATTCTCAAGTGCACATGTTTTGTGACATACTCGAACGATATGACCATTAAACTCTATATAGTGTTTTATGATGTTCAATCTGAAGTGACACACTGTAAATCTAGTCATTAAAACTTCAgatgaaatttcaaaacattctagTGATAACCTTATACTTTTCTAGTTCAAGACcaataatagaaaaaaagtaCATATTATCCTCTCTTCATTCTCAGAAACTTCTATTTTTAGAAACATGCAACCAAACCACTTCATGCTATTTAGTTCACTATAATACCACTAAGCAGGGATCTAATCTTAATGCAAACAGTGGAGTTTCTGTAATACAACACATTAGGCTGTCCGCTGTTCTTCATACCTATGGTATatgtttaaaatgaaaaactgCGAGACTGAAGCAGACTCAGTCTGTAATGAAAAATTTGAGCTACTAGATTCTATTTCATACAAagcttataataaaaaaatgtaaaattgaaATTGTAGTTGCTAGAAAAGATAGCAACAGTATCCATGCCTCTTTACGGATGTGTTTGCAAGACATCCATCAAAATCAAATGCAGCAATTTTATTTGAGCCATTCAGACCATCATCCTGCAAGGTGTTCAATATAATATCATATTAAGACACTAAGTCAGACTTGTGGCATGCACCAGAAATTGTCTGAATATTACTGTGAATATTGCTGCAGATCAGGTAAACTAAATAGAATTCACACGCACAAAAATGTAAATAACTTTTGCGATACATTACAAGAATCAACAACAGCtttatatgaataataatattatatatccATTAAAAGTAATTCAGGATAATCAATACTTTGGAAACATGAAAGTGAAAATCAGGTATAGATCCATCagctgaaatgaaaaaaataaataaaccaacaatttttttaaatattaaaatttcatttgGACAAGACAAGCTATAAAGTGCAAGGCATCACTTAGAAGAATTTTGGGAGAATAGCAAGAGCTCAATTGGGGGTTGTAATGGCCTTATGTCTTTGAGCTGGATAAAATTCTATTAgtaagaaataataaaatacatgCTTTGTTAGAAAAATAGGTTTAAAAAGTCCAAAATCTTTTGAAGTCCAGCTAAAAGAGCCTTTGTGATGCAGCCCAGTGAAACTGAATAGAAACAAGTCAACATCTTACCGTTTCAAGAAATATAACTGTATGGAACGCCTTCCAATTTGGTAGTAATAGCACATCCTGAAACAAATGAACAAAtatgacgagggaaggaaagaAAACATTTCCCAGAAGAGAAAATACAGCTGAAAAACCTATGTGGCCAATGAAGATAGATGGATGTGAGCacatcaataaaagaaaatacaaaaatatgaaTCTAGCCCACCTTATATGTATTCCTTATGTCAGCTAGTGAAAAGGCTATCTCAGGACGTACTTCCTTGATCGCTATTGATACCTAAGAGCAAATgcaaattaaatctaaaataaatGTCTGCTTGAAGAACGTATTGAGAAGTCACAGAATTAGCGGCACCACCCAACCAAAGACTTGGTAAACAATCAAACCATCAGTCACAACTTTTCGACAAtctaaaagacaaaaaaatgaaaaaacaaaacaaagagaGATGacttcaaaacaaaaaatatatacttaaaCCTCAGTTTTCTTAGAATCCTCTTGCATAATTATTTTCCTATATCTTTTAGTTCTCAAAATTTGGTAATAAAGAAGATCTAAAGCTTTGAAGAGCAGATGAACAACAATATACATTTGCGAGGCtcatgtaaaatatatttcatttcaTATTTATCAACTATCCATCATTTACACCAATATTTTAAGAACACCTTTTGAACTTCTGCTACTACGTATTTACCTTCATTTGACATCAGCAAAGTtggtttattttattcaaaaaatgcTCATCATCAGTCATCAAAAAAGTAGGCAACAGTAATAAAAATAATCCTCCCCAGTCTCTAGATTTATTCAATATCAATCGTAATCCACCTCCCTCCTAAAAGGCAAAAAGAAAAAGGCAAAGAGAAAGATGAAGTCTTTGGTAAAATTTATATGCATATTACTACTTAATCCTTATTGACTAAGCGTGACATATCAAACATTTGGAAATGAAATAAGAACAACAAAGTAAAAAAGGAATATTTGTGGAAAGCCTCCCAATCAATCCAGTGAACTTCTATGGAAGCAAACAGAAAATCGAGCTCCTGCTCATCTTCTTTCCTCCCTTAGCCGTTATGCATTTTTAGCTAAAAGTATAGTTGAAAATAATCCATCATCTGATCTACTTTGCTTTCTCTAAATTGGACAACAATTAATACAGCAGCAACAACTACCataagaatttaataaaaagtaGCGAGAGATATAAATTTACCAGCCAATAAAGATGTACAAGTAAACAATCAAATTGATCAGTGCAGAGAATTTTGACAATAGGAAATGGAAAAAGAAGAATACAGTACAAAGAGGAAActtgaaaaatgaaaagaacTCACATACCTCAGTTTTCTTGCAACTTCTTTCCTCCTGCTCGGTTTCATCCAAATTTTCTTTAGTTGTCTGAATTATGAAGAGTATATGACAAAGATACATATATTTTCAATAGAAGGTGATATCAGGGATCAGAACGCATTAAAATAATAAGCATTGTCATACCATAAGTTCCTTCGAATTCCTCGCCTCCTGCTCAAATTCTTCCACATCTTCTCTAGTCCTCTGAAATTGGCCATGAATATGATTTAGGTTGAAAAGTAAGTCATAAGTACCAAACTACAGATTTTTGTATGTAAAAGTATGTTCCTTTGCATCAATTTCAATACCTTAATAACAGGTTTTGGGCTTTCTTCAACATCTTTACTTCCATTATTTGATATCTGCAAAGTTAGTATGTTGCTACTCAGATAAAATTGCTGGTAGAAGAAGACAAAGGATATAACTGGACCtttaaatttaatctaattgTTCTTTTGGTTCCTTCCTTCAAAAGCAAAAACATCAGATACcacaagtataaattatatcGGAGAACATATAATTGATAAGTAAATACACAGAGAACTCTTAAAAAACAATATACTCACCAATTTCTTCAAAGCATCTTGATCACAAAGCTGACACAAACACCACACATAAAATAGAAATGTTTTAGATTGCGGAAAAAAAGAGTCAAAAACTGAAGTTAGATAGGAATTAAAATCCTAAAACGGTTGAGAGATCACCTGGAGCGAGGCGAACCCTCCAATGGCCTCAGTGGATTCAATTTCACGAGAGACGCAATCCAAATGGTGCCATTTGGTGGTATCAAACCCTCGCGACGCGTCTTTAGCAATGAAACCCAACCTCAAGGCTTTGGCAGGTATGGCCTGAGAGCATGTCTTGCACGATGAGCGGTTGGATTTTGCGTACTCGGCTACGATTTTGGGTTTGGAATTGGAAGGTGGCATTGCAACTATAGCTATGGAATTTCTTAAAGAAATGGGTTTGTTAATTAGGGTTATAGAGGGAAGGATTTGAATTCGTGTCGTGGGGAAGGCGAGAGTGAAGATGGTTAACATAAAAAGAATATGGGAAAATGTGTAATTTCTGCCCTATTCTTGTACCTACAAAGAAAATGAGTAAATGATCAATTTACCCCCTGAATttggcacgaagtatcaaataagcccaacctcgcaaaaccggatcaaatcACACCAGAACTATGCAAAACCGGATCGGTTTCAcccttttgacaaaaaaaaagagtggaataatctaattttaaaaattaaccctaattaactttaattaaaacactaattaatcctatttaatttaaaatttatttaatacaaaatttaaGGGCTTTTTCTACCTTTTTCCCTAATTAAGTCTAATTACTCtcataattaacataattattCCTAATTCATAACTAACCCTAATTAATTAATCCTAATCTTCTTCTTCCACCTACAACCTCCGGCTACCACCGCTGCCGACCGAAAATCCCGCTACACCACCACTGCCGACCGAAATTCTTCAAACAAACCAAGAAGTGACCCACAAATGAAGAACAGAATTAAACCTAAGCAAAAATCAACAATTCATAGCAAAATATTCAACAATTCACAGCAAAAAAACTCAGCATTTCACCAATAATCAACAATTCACATCAATTTCTTTTATCTTTGTTtgcaaaaatcaaaacaatgaACCCTAATCAGCAATTTCTTTTATCTCTTTTTGTCTTCACGTTCAGTTGTGGCGGAGAAGACGAAGAGAAGGTACCGCTGCCGGAAGACAACCTGCCACCGCTGCTTTTGGAAGGACCAACTGCTGCAGCTGGAGGAGGAAGACCGATTTGTTGTTGCTGCTAGAGAAGACCGACAGCTGCTGGAGGCTGACTAGTTCTTCGACGCCAGTTCTTCGACGCTGTTCGTTGCCGGTGAGGGATGAGATGGTGGCAACTGCTGCTGTTGGTGAGGGAGTGGGCGATGGCTGCTGCTGGTGAGGGAGTAGCGGTGGCTGCTGCTGCTGGTGAGGGAGTAACGGTGGCTGCCGTTGGTGAGGGAGGTGGTGGCAGAGTGAAATGAGAGAAGAATGAAATGTAAATtagaaattagggtttttttttcaatatgaATTGGGTTTgagttaattaataaaaaaggttaaaatagaTTCCTcatcttttatttaaaattaatttgatttgtgaagttttaaaaatataagaggTATTTTTGAAGTTTAAAGATAATTTGATGTCAATttgaatataatataaaaataaggaATTATTCTAAACTTTTTACCAttgaaaaccggagagtgtgttCACTCTCGggggtgagagtggggaagggGGTATTTGATACGTTTTTGCATAGTTCTGGGGTGATTTGATCCACTTTTGTGAGgttggacttatttgatatttcatgccaagttcaggggggttTTTAAACCTTCACTCTAAAGAAAATatactccattttttaaaagaCGAACCCGGTAAGGCCATTATGAGGAAATTAAGGGTGTTTTTATTAagcgcgtaaaatacaaattcgAGGTGAGGGacgcaaaaaaataattagatactttcttaattattgcgatataattatattaaatttatttttagaaaaaaaataatataaattaaggaTTATTTGAcacaaaaatgaagaattttggggtagttgctaaaaaaatataaattggactAAATGACCCCGTGTCATAAGTTTAGGAGGCGTATTGAACcctttattcaattttattttatgggtTGTTATAATTCTGTCTTCAAGTTAATAATTTTCTCTTCTTAAATCTGTAACAAATATGTTATTGTATTATGATTTGTAAAGTtcatctaatatatatatacatattttgtttttctaataaaaatgaAGTTGCTGTAGTCATTCCATAATTGTTAAATTCATGGTCTTTactttaaattttgtatttaaaagGATGGGCTGTTGAAAAAGTCCAAACCGAATTAAAAAAAcagaaaccaaaccaaatcgaTCGAAAAATCGAAAATTTCGGTAAAAAAATTTCGGTGTTGGGTGAAAAATATAACGGTTCGATCTACCATTTAAACATCTTCGGTAAGGTCGGTTTTAGTCGATTCgaaaccgaactgaaccgacCAATGCTCAACCCTATTTACAATGatgaaaatataacaaaaacataaaattcagtAACTTTTTGCCATGTATTTTAGAATCATGGAACCAAAATAGATTTCGATCACACAAGTATTTCATTGTTTATTTCTAGCAACACAATTTTTTCAGCGCACTTTCCGTTCGAACCATAAATCTAAGCATagtgaaagtcaaaaatacaaaaacaaaataataaaaataaaataagagttggcattcaaatttttaaagcTATAACATTATAGACGTAATAGAAAATAGGTAATTGTAAGTGTGTACCTAATTCCTATTCTCCCAATAATTAGAATCCAAAGTAACAGGATAAAGATCCTGAGCAGAAGTGGAAGAACCAGTCCAAGGCCCATCCATTGACATACTTTGTGTCTGAATTTCATTTGTCTTGTGCTCAATATCATTGTCATGCTTGAAATGCTTCCTCATTGCTTCTATCTTCATTTCATCAAATGAGGAGGCACTCGAATCCATAACGAAATCTTCGACAGCACTCTTCCCTTCGAGCATGCTCACAACGGACGACATTGCTGGCCTAACTGCTGGAGAAACACTGGCGCATTGGAGAGCCACATTGATCACTGTCATCATCTGCTCTGTGTCGTAAGTACCCATCCGAGGATCAACTAGCTCTAGTAGGTTGCCTTCCTCTTTTAGAACAAGTGCCTGGGATCACATAATATAATAAGTTGAAGATACGtaaccaaaaatataaattgaagatACGTAACCAGAGATCGGTATATGACAAAGTTTGGAGACGAATGGCCATTCTCCTTGTTCGAAACCATTTCAAAATCATATAGAATTTTGGAAAATCTAAAACATGTTTTATAATTCAAAGGAAACAAGAGATTCGAGTTCTACCCAATCGAGAAGATATATGCTGCCTTCCTTAATGTTCAGTCGGTAACTGGTGTTGCTCCTTCCACAAATAATTTCCAAGGCAACAATTCCAAAACTGTACACATCTGCTTTATCAGTTAAATGACCTCGCATTGCATATTCAGGTGCCATATATCCACTgccaaaaacaattttaaatataataagcACACAGTATACATATGCAAGaataataatttctatttaGAACTATTGAAGTTGAATTGAGACGTAGACTAATTAAAGCAAAATTATATTCCGAATCCAGAACTTTTCCTCTAGATACAATCTTCAGTACTCGGTGTCCGAACTgtctaaatttattttcttccaTCTTGTTTCCGTTCCATTTTAATGGCATTTTCCACTATAGAGAAGGGCACAATCATCACAAGATATAAGCAGAAAAACTCACTAGGTTCCAGCAACTCGGGTGCTTATGTGGGTGTTCTCTTCCTCATCAAGCTTTGCCAGACCAAAATCAGATATCTTAGGATTTAAATTTGCATCTAGCAGCACATTCGTGGCCTTGATGTCTCTATGAACAATCTTCAATCTTGACTCTTCATGGAGAAAAGCTAAACCTCTTGCAATTCCAACACATATATTATGTCTTGTAGGCCAATCCAACTTCAACTGGTATTCTTCAGGACCTTTTTTAGTTCACAAAACCCACAATTAATCTAAATATGTTTAATATGTTTCAGACATATATAAATTGACTAgttgtttaattatatttttattttagattttaccAAATAAAGCACGTGCGAGGCTGTTATTCTCCATGTACTCATACACAAGCAACAATTGATTTCCCTCGACGCAACATCCATATAGCTTCACAAGATGAGGGTGCTGCAGAGCAGAGATCATGCCAATCTCATTCACGAATTCTCGGTTTCCTTGCTTAGACTTGGAGGATAACTGTTTTACAGCTATTATGGTGCCATCTGAAAGAAGGCCCTGTATTAAAGAAACCAGCCATGAAATTTTGGTTCAATGCACATAACGTCCAGCATcgaaaaacaaaatgaatttcTGCAGGATACCTTAAAAACAGAACCAAAACCACCTTCTCCAATTTTATTGTCAGGACTGAAGTTGTTTGTAGCAGCTTTAATTTGCTTGAGTGTAAATGAGCCTGTTTGCAAGTCTAGGCCCTTTAAATCTGTTAAAGAAGAAAACTAATGTCATTCAAACTTGAAACCTTGCAGCTTTGAGG is a window of Mercurialis annua linkage group LG2, ddMerAnnu1.2, whole genome shotgun sequence DNA encoding:
- the LOC126667581 gene encoding polynucleotide 3'-phosphatase ZDP isoform X1, which translates into the protein MLTIFTLAFPTTRIQILPSITLINKPISLRNSIAIVAMPPSNSKPKIVAEYAKSNRSSCKTCSQAIPAKALRLGFIAKDASRGFDTTKWHHLDCVSREIESTEAIGGFASLQLCDQDALKKLISNNGSKDVEESPKPVIKRTREDVEEFEQEARNSKELMTTKENLDETEQEERSCKKTEVSIAIKEVRPEIAFSLADIRNTYKDVLLLPNWKAFHTVIFLETDDGLNGSNKIAAFDFDGCLANTSVKRVGADAWKLMYPSIPAKLQSLYKDGYKLVIFTNESNIDRWKNKRQVAVDSKVGRLNNFIRCVNVPIQVFIACGYSIGKVEDPFRKPKPGMWQIMEKHFNSDITIDMDQSFYVGDAAGREKDHSDADIKFAQAIGLKFFLPEEYFET
- the LOC126667581 gene encoding polynucleotide 3'-phosphatase ZDP isoform X2; the encoded protein is MLTIFTLAFPTTRIQILPSITLINKPISLRNSIAIVAMPPSNSKPKIVAEYAKSNRSSCKTCSQAIPAKALRLGFIAKDASRGFDTTKWHHLDCVSREIESTEAIGGFASLQLCDQDALKKLISNNGSKDVEESPKPVIKRTREDVEEFEQEARNSKELMTTKENLDETEQEERSCKKTEDVLLLPNWKAFHTVIFLETDDGLNGSNKIAAFDFDGCLANTSVKRVGADAWKLMYPSIPAKLQSLYKDGYKLVIFTNESNIDRWKNKRQVAVDSKVGRLNNFIRCVNVPIQVFIACGYSIGKVEDPFRKPKPGMWQIMEKHFNSDITIDMDQSFYVGDAAGREKDHSDADIKFAQAIGLKFFLPEEYFET
- the LOC126667581 gene encoding polynucleotide 3'-phosphatase ZDP isoform X3, yielding MLTIFTLAFPTTRIQILPSITLINKPISLRNSIAIVAMPPSNSKPKIVAEYAKSNRSSCKTCSQAIPAKALRLGFIAKDASRGFDTTKWHHLDCVSREIESTEAIGGFASLQLCDQDALKKLISNNGSKDVEESPKPVIKRTREDVEEFEQEARNSKELMTTKENLDETEQEERSCKKTEVSIAIKEVRPEIAFSLADIRNTYKDVLLLPNWKAFHTVIFLETDDGLNGSNKIAAFDFDGCLANTSVKRVGADAWKLMYPSIPAKLQSLYKDGYKLVIFTNESNIDRWKNKRQVAVDSKVGRLNNFIRCVNVPIQSSTSLLTGT
- the LOC126667581 gene encoding polynucleotide 3'-phosphatase ZDP isoform X4, which codes for MLTIFTLAFPTTRIQILPSITLINKPISLRNSIAIVAMPPSNSKPKIVAEYAKSNRSSCKTCSQAIPAKALRLGFIAKDASRGFDTTKWHHLDCVSREIESTEAIGGFASLQLCDQDALKKLISNNGSKDVEESPKPVIKRTREDVEEFEQEARNSKELMTTKENLDETEQEERSCKKTEVSIAIKEVRPEIAFSLADIRNTYKDVLLLPNWKAFHTVIFLETDDGLNGSNKIAAFDFDGCLANTSVKRVGADAWKLMYPSIPAKLQSLYKDGYKLVIFTNESNIDRWKNKRQVAVDSKVGRLNNFIRCVNVPIQVI